In Schistocerca americana isolate TAMUIC-IGC-003095 chromosome 7, iqSchAmer2.1, whole genome shotgun sequence, a single genomic region encodes these proteins:
- the LOC124622659 gene encoding m7GpppN-mRNA hydrolase isoform X2 has translation MGKTEHSMPIGVLDDLCSRFIINLPKEEREELVRVCFQIELAYWFYLDFYCTEEKKMEPCSMKDFAAHIFNHVPSLKPHAANLDSVLDQWKKYKNEVPTFGAILLNEDLTQMLLVQGYSTKSSWGFPKGKMNKDEEPMRCAVREVFEETGFDISTMVNENEYIESTINEQYVRLYIVGGVKKDTVFKPRTRKEIKSVEWFPVADIPSKKTMTPKGRTAANMFFMVAPFIKRIRRWIAEKQQQPPSQQQLQLLQQQQQPPPKFDRNKIIIDVDDSQSSKNRKQQQFSQALQMMRKILVSW, from the exons CCGGTTCATCATCAATCTGCCGAAAGAGGAGAGGGAGGAGCTTGTAAGAGTGTGCTTCCAGATTGAACTTGCATACTGGTTTTATCTAGACTTTTACtgtacagaagaaaagaaaatggaacCATGCAGTATGAAGGATTTTGCAGCACACATCTTTAATCATGTACCTTCTTTAAAACCCCACGCTGCCAACTTAGACAGTGTTCTTGACCAatggaagaagtacaaaaatgaagTACCTACATTTGGTGCAATATTGCTTAATGAGGATCTCACACAAATGCTTCTAGTACAAGGTTATTCAACAAAATCGTCTTGGGGGTTTCCTAAAGGCAAGATGAACAAAGATGAAGAACCTATGCGTTGTGCAGTTCGTGAG GTTTTTGAAGAGACAGGATTTGATATTAGCACAATGGTTAATGAAAATGAATATATTGAATCAACAATTAATGAACAGTATGTCCGGTTGTACATAGTTGGAGGAGTGAAAAAGGACACTGTGTTCAAACCAAGAACTCGAAAGGAAATAAAATCTGTTGAGTGGTTCCCAGTAGCTGACATTCCTTCCAAGAAAACTATGACTCCAAAAGGCAGGACGGCGgccaatatgttttttatggttgCTCCTTTTATCAA ACGGATACGACGCTGGATCGCTGAGAAGCAACAACAGCCACCATCACAGCAACAACtgcagctgctgcagcagcagcagcagccaccacCAAAATTTGATCGTAACAAGATAATAATTGATGTGGATGATTCTCAGTCATCTAAGAATAGAAAGCAGCAACAGTTTTCTCAAGCTTTGCAG